One window from the genome of Acinetobacter lanii encodes:
- the lldR gene encoding transcriptional regulator LldR — protein MKVSDKVVQRLRILIEQNNMQVGARLPAERKLCEELGVSRSSLREAIQQLVAAGVLVSKVGAGNYLQQLPANWSQNLIVEPLTDLLNQDPEYRFDVQEARMVLEGGTAWYAAQRATPNDLENIRKYFEQINHFQLIGDDAQAAIADAKFHLAIAEASHNLVLIQMMRGLFDLLQYNVMLGRRKVYTTPRHFEQLHDQHFQVMNAIERQDPEAARKAVCGHIEFVVQRVRLIDEEEARRQRSSRLNRT, from the coding sequence ATGAAAGTCTCCGACAAAGTGGTACAACGCTTACGTATATTGATTGAACAAAACAATATGCAAGTCGGAGCGCGTTTGCCAGCAGAACGTAAACTGTGTGAGGAACTCGGTGTTTCTCGCAGCTCTTTGCGCGAGGCGATTCAGCAGTTGGTGGCTGCAGGGGTCTTAGTGAGTAAAGTCGGCGCAGGCAATTATTTACAGCAGTTGCCTGCCAATTGGTCGCAAAATTTAATTGTTGAGCCATTAACGGATTTGCTGAATCAGGATCCTGAATATCGTTTTGATGTGCAAGAAGCCCGTATGGTGCTTGAAGGCGGAACAGCGTGGTATGCCGCACAGCGCGCAACACCAAATGACCTTGAAAATATTCGAAAATATTTCGAGCAGATTAATCATTTTCAATTGATTGGAGATGATGCACAGGCTGCCATCGCTGATGCCAAATTTCATTTAGCCATTGCAGAAGCTTCGCATAATCTGGTGCTGATCCAAATGATGCGTGGGCTATTCGACCTTTTGCAATATAACGTGATGTTGGGACGCCGTAAGGTATACACCACACCACGCCACTTTGAGCAATTGCATGACCAACACTTTCAAGTGATGAATGCCATTGAACGCCAAGACCCAGAAGCTGCTCGAAAGGCAGTCTGTGGGCATATCGAATTTGTAGTTCAACGGGTACGTTTGATTGATGAAGAAGAAGCGCGTCGTCAACGTTCCAGTCGATTAAATAGGACATAA
- the lldP gene encoding L-lactate permease, translating to MLQQWQQIYDPMGNIWLSSAIALIPIVFFFLALAVFRMKGSVAGTITVALAFLVSMFLYKMPIAMAVASMIYGFFYGLWPIAWIIIGAVFLYKISVKTGQFDIIRSSILSLTEDQRLQMLLVGFAFGTFLEGAAGFGAPVAITAALLVGLGFKPLYAAGLCLIVNTAPVAFGAMGIPIIVAGQVSGIETIQISQMVGRQLPIMVPIVLIWIMAIMDGWRGVKETWPAIFVGGGSFALAQFLTANYVGPELPDITAAIAALVSLTVLLKFWQPKHIFRFEDEKQVDPHIALAAQKSYSVGQIVKAWSPFAVLTAMVTLWSIKAFKDLFAKDGALHDLVISIKVPFLHQMIQKLPPVVPEIKDYDAIYKFDWLSATGTAIMIAAVITIIYLKMKPKDAVVTFVETVNELKTPIYSIGMVLAFAFIANYSGLSATLALALAHTGQAFTFFSPFLGWVGVFLTGSDTSANALFSALQATTAQQIGVPEVLLVAANTSGGVTGKMISPQSIAIACAAVGLVGKESDLFRFTVKHSITFTVMIGIIITLQAYVFPWMIP from the coding sequence ATGCTTCAACAGTGGCAACAAATTTACGATCCGATGGGGAACATTTGGCTTTCAAGTGCAATTGCTTTGATTCCAATCGTGTTCTTCTTCTTGGCACTGGCTGTATTTCGGATGAAAGGCAGTGTGGCAGGCACCATCACCGTCGCATTGGCATTTTTGGTGTCGATGTTCTTGTACAAAATGCCCATCGCGATGGCAGTAGCTTCGATGATCTATGGCTTCTTCTACGGATTGTGGCCAATTGCTTGGATCATCATTGGTGCGGTGTTCCTATACAAAATTTCGGTTAAAACGGGGCAGTTTGACATTATTCGTTCCTCGATTTTGTCATTAACAGAAGACCAACGTTTACAAATGCTATTGGTAGGTTTTGCTTTTGGAACCTTCTTGGAAGGGGCGGCGGGCTTTGGTGCACCAGTCGCGATTACCGCTGCATTATTAGTGGGGTTAGGTTTTAAACCACTTTATGCAGCAGGACTTTGCCTGATCGTCAACACAGCACCTGTAGCATTCGGTGCGATGGGGATTCCCATCATTGTGGCAGGGCAAGTCTCGGGTATTGAAACCATCCAAATTAGCCAAATGGTGGGGCGTCAATTGCCAATCATGGTGCCGATCGTATTGATTTGGATCATGGCGATTATGGACGGTTGGCGTGGTGTTAAGGAAACATGGCCTGCAATTTTTGTCGGTGGTGGATCTTTTGCCTTAGCGCAGTTCTTAACCGCAAACTATGTCGGTCCAGAATTGCCTGATATTACCGCTGCGATTGCTGCTTTGGTGAGTTTAACCGTGCTCTTAAAATTTTGGCAACCGAAACACATTTTCCGTTTTGAAGATGAGAAACAGGTTGATCCCCATATTGCGCTTGCTGCGCAAAAGTCATATAGCGTGGGTCAAATTGTAAAAGCATGGTCACCGTTTGCGGTTTTGACAGCAATGGTGACGCTGTGGAGTATCAAAGCGTTTAAGGATCTATTTGCCAAAGATGGGGCACTGCATGATCTTGTGATCTCGATCAAAGTGCCATTTTTACATCAAATGATTCAAAAGTTGCCACCTGTAGTGCCTGAAATTAAGGACTACGATGCGATTTATAAATTTGATTGGTTGTCTGCAACAGGTACAGCCATCATGATTGCGGCAGTGATTACCATCATTTATTTAAAAATGAAGCCAAAAGATGCTGTTGTGACCTTTGTGGAAACGGTGAATGAGCTGAAAACGCCGATTTACTCGATTGGTATGGTATTGGCATTTGCCTTTATTGCGAACTATTCGGGTTTATCAGCAACTTTGGCATTGGCTTTGGCCCATACGGGGCAAGCATTTACTTTCTTCTCGCCGTTCTTGGGCTGGGTTGGGGTGTTCTTAACCGGTTCAGATACCTCTGCCAATGCTTTGTTCTCGGCATTGCAAGCGACGACTGCACAGCAAATTGGTGTACCTGAAGTGCTCTTGGTCGCAGCCAATACCAGTGGTGGTGTCACGGGTAAAATGATTTCACCGCAATCGATTGCAATTGCTTGTGCAGCAGTGGGATTGGTGGGTAAAGAGTCTGATTTGTTCCGCTTTACGGTAAAACACAGTATTACCTTTACTGTGATGATTGGTATCATCATTACCCTACAAGCTTATGTGTTCCCGTGGATGATTCCATAA
- the rnt gene encoding ribonuclease T, which produces MEKGVTTEIQPVIGQRFRGFLPVVVDVETAGFNADKDALLEIACIPIIYNEQGEFVPGQAHHAHINPFEGANLDRRSLDFIGVDPFNPMRMAMAEDEKSALKRIFKSINEVRKQQQCTHAVLVGHNAHFDLGFVKAAIDRTGTKNQNPFHSFSVFDTVTLSAVMFGQTVLAKSCIQAGIEFDGKEAHSALYDTQKTAELFCYILNKLAPHLLDTLVADQ; this is translated from the coding sequence TTGGAGAAAGGTGTGACAACTGAAATACAGCCTGTTATTGGTCAACGTTTTCGAGGATTCCTCCCAGTCGTCGTCGACGTTGAAACTGCAGGTTTTAATGCGGATAAAGATGCACTGCTGGAAATTGCATGCATCCCAATTATCTATAATGAACAAGGTGAGTTTGTGCCGGGTCAAGCGCATCATGCGCACATTAACCCGTTTGAAGGTGCTAACTTAGACCGCCGTTCTTTAGATTTCATTGGGGTAGATCCGTTTAACCCGATGCGTATGGCCATGGCTGAAGATGAAAAATCAGCGTTGAAACGTATCTTTAAATCGATTAATGAAGTGCGTAAGCAGCAGCAATGTACCCATGCGGTTTTGGTGGGTCACAATGCCCATTTCGATTTAGGCTTTGTGAAAGCTGCGATTGACCGTACAGGCACTAAAAATCAGAACCCATTTCATAGTTTTTCTGTGTTTGACACGGTGACTTTGAGTGCGGTGATGTTTGGTCAAACGGTATTGGCAAAATCATGTATTCAAGCGGGTATTGAGTTTGATGGTAAAGAAGCACACTCTGCTTTATACGACACTCAAAAGACGGCTGAACTGTTTTGCTATATTTTGAACAAACTCGCACCTCACTTACTTGACACTTTGGTGGCGGATCAATAA
- a CDS encoding TolC family protein, with amino-acid sequence MARQFITLFKIKSVEFNRSDLSNSSSARPLKASFLKLGLLIIFSLSIFSVSHAETISFVQAEQHVLNNSYTSQANQALQQAAQLQADALKGLGLPRVDLNVRAYAFHNEVDLPLDGFKKNLESSLSQSINDRINEQNLPSNVADPLKDGIGQTLHSGIGLFPDSSNVILEDQVIRPTVSVLMPLYTGGATRSAKDIAKIEAKRSQLNTQQQQDVQRFELIQAYFNAQLQQQLFASSQFNAQAMQTHYHNALKLEQQGFINKGQRMQFEVAKNNAERALQNADANLRSSLFSLNNLLQSSQITALSTPLFINSVQNQHLNDLLKNYQDQSTLIKKMQMDTQLANANVKAQSAAKKPNLFAFGEYSLDDKQNWIVGVVARYNLFSGIDKNKTVQAAELQRYASELLTERTKQEIENIIYKSYNEVSTAQLSHQLLQKNIQAAQENLRIQQLSFKEDMGTATQVIDAQNTLSGLKSEMALNAYKYVMSLATLLQSHGSIDQFQQYITQSNTDYIR; translated from the coding sequence ATGGCTAGGCAATTCATCACATTATTTAAAATAAAAAGCGTTGAATTCAACCGTTCAGACTTGAGCAATTCAAGTTCGGCTCGCCCTTTAAAAGCCTCATTTTTAAAACTGGGTCTGCTCATCATATTCAGCTTAAGTATTTTTTCCGTGTCACATGCTGAAACCATCAGTTTTGTACAAGCTGAACAGCATGTTTTAAACAATTCCTACACCAGCCAAGCCAATCAAGCCTTACAGCAAGCCGCTCAACTTCAAGCCGATGCACTCAAAGGTCTAGGTTTACCACGTGTAGATTTAAATGTGCGTGCCTACGCCTTTCACAATGAAGTTGACCTGCCCTTAGATGGCTTTAAAAAGAATTTGGAAAGTAGCTTATCTCAAAGTATCAATGACCGGATTAATGAGCAGAATTTACCGAGCAATGTCGCCGATCCTTTAAAAGATGGCATTGGACAGACCCTACATAGTGGCATCGGTTTATTTCCAGACAGCAGCAATGTAATTTTAGAAGACCAAGTGATTCGTCCAACTGTATCGGTGCTGATGCCACTGTATACCGGCGGCGCAACACGTTCAGCCAAGGACATTGCCAAGATTGAAGCCAAGCGCAGTCAACTCAATACCCAGCAACAGCAAGATGTACAGCGCTTTGAACTGATTCAAGCGTATTTTAATGCACAGCTTCAACAACAGTTATTTGCATCCAGCCAATTCAACGCCCAAGCCATGCAGACCCATTACCACAATGCCTTAAAACTCGAACAACAAGGCTTTATCAATAAAGGTCAACGCATGCAATTTGAAGTGGCAAAAAACAATGCCGAGCGTGCACTGCAAAATGCTGATGCCAACTTACGCTCCAGTTTATTTAGCTTGAATAATCTTCTTCAAAGCAGCCAAATTACAGCCTTAAGCACCCCGTTGTTTATCAATTCAGTGCAAAATCAACATTTAAATGACCTCTTAAAAAACTATCAAGACCAGTCCACTTTAATTAAAAAAATGCAGATGGATACGCAACTCGCTAATGCTAATGTTAAAGCCCAATCTGCTGCGAAGAAACCTAACCTGTTTGCCTTTGGTGAATACAGTTTAGATGACAAACAGAATTGGATTGTCGGTGTGGTTGCACGCTATAACCTATTTTCAGGGATTGATAAAAATAAAACTGTGCAAGCGGCTGAACTGCAACGCTATGCCTCTGAACTACTGACTGAGCGCACCAAACAAGAGATTGAAAATATCATTTATAAGTCTTATAACGAGGTCAGTACGGCGCAACTAAGTCATCAACTCTTACAAAAGAATATTCAAGCAGCTCAAGAAAATTTACGCATTCAACAACTGTCTTTTAAAGAAGATATGGGGACTGCCACACAAGTGATTGATGCACAAAATACTTTAAGTGGTTTAAAAAGTGAGATGGCTTTGAATGCCTACAAATATGTCATGTCATTGGCGACTTTACTACAAAGTCATGGTTCCATTGATCAGTTTCAACAGTATATTACGCAATCCAACACGGATTACATTCGCTGA
- the pyrC gene encoding dihydroorotase — MNTITLLQPDDWHAHLRDGLALERTVPDLAKQFSRAICMPNTVPPVKTVEEANAYRDRIMAHVPENLNFDPRMVLYFTDHTSPDEVRKIKESEFVNAIKLYPAGATTNSDNGVSDISKVYGVIEQLEEHQVPLLLHGEVTHNHVDIFDREKRFLDEVLAPLLKQFPKLKLVLEHITTSEAAHFVLEQDRNVAATITPQHLLFNRNDMLVGGVKPHFYCLPILKRQTHQQTLLEVATSGNPKFFLGTDSAPHSKNAKENACGCAGCYSAPTAIELYAQAFDQVGKIERLEGFASHFGADFYGLPRNTNTITLVKEDQIIPESFDYLDGEKIIPLYAGKTIHWRKV; from the coding sequence TTGAATACGATTACTTTGCTTCAACCTGATGATTGGCATGCACATTTACGTGATGGTTTGGCTTTAGAGCGCACTGTGCCTGATTTAGCGAAACAGTTTTCCCGCGCGATTTGTATGCCCAATACTGTACCGCCAGTAAAAACGGTTGAAGAAGCCAATGCCTATCGTGATCGCATCATGGCGCATGTTCCAGAAAATTTAAATTTTGATCCACGGATGGTGCTGTACTTTACTGACCATACCTCGCCTGATGAAGTGCGTAAGATTAAAGAATCTGAATTCGTCAATGCCATTAAGCTTTATCCTGCCGGTGCGACGACCAACTCAGACAACGGTGTCAGTGACATTTCTAAAGTGTATGGCGTGATCGAACAACTTGAAGAGCATCAAGTACCGCTACTGTTACACGGTGAAGTCACTCACAACCATGTCGATATTTTTGACCGTGAAAAACGTTTCTTAGATGAAGTCTTAGCTCCACTGCTAAAACAATTTCCTAAATTAAAACTCGTGCTTGAACATATCACCACCAGTGAAGCAGCACATTTTGTCTTAGAACAAGACCGTAATGTTGCAGCGACCATTACCCCGCAACATTTATTGTTCAATCGTAATGATATGTTGGTCGGTGGCGTCAAGCCTCATTTCTATTGCTTACCGATTTTAAAGCGTCAAACCCATCAGCAAACCCTGCTTGAAGTGGCAACGAGTGGAAATCCGAAGTTTTTCTTAGGCACAGACAGCGCACCACACTCAAAAAATGCTAAAGAAAATGCATGTGGCTGTGCAGGATGTTATAGTGCGCCTACCGCTATTGAGCTGTATGCCCAAGCATTTGATCAAGTCGGCAAAATTGAGCGCCTCGAGGGCTTCGCAAGCCACTTTGGTGCTGACTTCTATGGTCTTCCTCGTAATACCAATACCATTACTTTGGTGAAAGAAGACCAAATCATCCCTGAAAGTTTCGACTACTTGGATGGTGAAAAAATTATTCCTTTATATGCCGGAAAAACCATTCATTGGAGAAAGGTGTGA
- the argG gene encoding argininosuccinate synthase, with the protein MSDNATILQNVPVGKKVGIAFSGGLDTSAALLWMKQKGAEPYAYTANLGQPDEDDYDAIPKKAEAYGAVKARLVDCRLQLALEGIAAIQCGAFHISTGGVPYFNTTPLGRAVTGTMLVTAMKEDDVNIWGDGSTYKGNDIERFYRYGLLTNPALKIYKPWLDQTFIDELGGRAEMSQFLIDNGFDYKMSKEKAYSTDSNMLGATHEAKDLEYLNAGIKIVDPIMGVAFWKEDVEIAAEEVSITFEEGFPVAINGKRIEDPVEFILEANRIGGRHGLGMSDQIENRIIEAKSRGIYEAPGMALLHIAYERLVTGIHNEDTIEQYRINGLRLGRLLYQGRWFDSQALMLRETAQRWVAKAVTGTVTLELRRGNDYTIMNTESENLTYEAERLTMEKGDSMFSPMDRIGQLTMRNLDITDTRQKLGIYTGAGLLAVGTGSAVPQLKDKN; encoded by the coding sequence ATGTCTGATAACGCAACTATCTTACAGAATGTACCTGTAGGCAAAAAAGTTGGTATCGCCTTTTCTGGTGGTCTAGATACTTCTGCTGCTCTTTTGTGGATGAAACAAAAAGGCGCTGAACCTTATGCATATACTGCAAACTTAGGTCAGCCAGATGAAGATGATTACGATGCGATTCCTAAGAAAGCTGAAGCATATGGCGCTGTAAAAGCACGTCTGGTGGACTGCCGTTTACAGCTTGCACTTGAAGGTATTGCTGCGATTCAATGTGGCGCGTTCCACATCTCTACAGGTGGCGTGCCTTACTTCAACACGACGCCACTCGGCCGTGCAGTAACAGGTACAATGCTTGTGACTGCAATGAAAGAAGATGACGTTAACATTTGGGGTGACGGTTCTACTTACAAAGGTAATGACATTGAACGTTTCTACCGTTACGGTTTGTTGACCAACCCTGCGCTTAAAATCTACAAGCCTTGGTTAGACCAAACCTTTATCGATGAGTTAGGTGGCCGTGCAGAAATGTCACAGTTCCTGATCGACAACGGTTTTGACTACAAAATGTCAAAAGAGAAAGCATACTCAACAGATTCAAACATGTTAGGTGCTACTCACGAAGCAAAAGATCTTGAATACCTCAATGCAGGCATCAAAATCGTTGACCCAATCATGGGCGTTGCCTTCTGGAAAGAAGACGTTGAAATCGCAGCTGAAGAAGTATCGATTACTTTTGAAGAAGGTTTCCCTGTTGCAATCAACGGCAAACGTATCGAAGATCCTGTAGAGTTCATTCTTGAAGCGAACCGTATCGGTGGTCGTCATGGTCTAGGTATGTCGGATCAAATCGAAAACCGTATCATTGAAGCGAAATCTCGTGGTATCTACGAAGCGCCGGGTATGGCACTGCTTCACATCGCTTATGAGCGTCTTGTGACTGGTATTCATAACGAAGATACCATCGAACAATACCGTATTAACGGTTTACGTTTAGGTCGTCTACTTTACCAAGGTCGTTGGTTCGATTCTCAAGCATTAATGCTTCGTGAAACAGCTCAACGTTGGGTGGCTAAAGCAGTTACAGGTACTGTGACTTTAGAACTTCGTCGTGGTAATGATTACACCATCATGAACACCGAATCTGAAAACTTGACCTACGAAGCTGAACGCTTAACGATGGAAAAAGGTGATTCAATGTTCTCTCCAATGGATCGTATTGGTCAATTGACTATGCGTAACTTGGACATTACCGATACACGTCAAAAATTAGGCATCTACACTGGTGCGGGTTTATTGGCGGTTGGTACAGGTTCTGCTGTTCCACAACTCAAAGACAAAAACTAA
- the serC gene encoding 3-phosphoserine/phosphohydroxythreonine transaminase, whose protein sequence is MRAYNFCAGPAALPTAVLEKAQAEMLNWQGKGLSIMEMSHRSSDYVAVAEKAEADLRKLLNIPENYKVLFLQGGASLQFSAIPLNLLGKNNKADYIHTGIWSEKALKEAQRYGEINVVEAGIKDAEGKLAIADESTWNLSADAAYVHYAENETIGGIQFNHIPTTDKPLVADLSSSILSAPIDVSKFGLIYAGAQKNIGPAGLTLVIIRDDLLDQAKAEIPSLLKYAAQAKNESMVNTPATYAWYLSGLVFEWLLEQGGVEAIHKVNLEKAELLYGYIDSSDFYANPIAKPYRSIMNVPFTLAKPELEKQFLKEAEEYHLLNLAGHRSVGGMRASIYNAVPLEGVQALVKFMDEFAQRNA, encoded by the coding sequence ATGCGCGCGTACAATTTCTGTGCTGGCCCTGCTGCATTACCCACTGCTGTTTTAGAAAAAGCACAAGCTGAGATGCTGAATTGGCAGGGCAAAGGTCTTTCCATTATGGAAATGAGCCATCGGAGCAGTGACTATGTGGCTGTGGCGGAAAAAGCCGAAGCAGATTTACGCAAGCTGCTGAATATTCCTGAGAACTATAAAGTGCTGTTCTTACAAGGTGGCGCATCCCTGCAATTTTCAGCGATTCCGCTAAATCTGTTAGGCAAAAATAACAAAGCGGATTATATCCATACAGGAATTTGGTCTGAAAAAGCGCTGAAAGAAGCACAGCGTTACGGTGAGATCAATGTGGTTGAAGCAGGCATTAAAGATGCTGAGGGTAAACTTGCCATTGCGGACGAAAGCACATGGAACTTATCTGCTGATGCTGCTTATGTGCATTATGCTGAAAATGAAACCATTGGTGGGATTCAGTTTAATCATATTCCAACCACAGATAAGCCATTGGTTGCAGATTTATCTTCAAGCATTTTATCTGCGCCAATTGATGTGTCTAAATTTGGTTTAATTTATGCAGGTGCGCAAAAGAATATTGGTCCTGCAGGCTTAACTTTGGTGATCATTCGTGATGATCTTTTAGATCAAGCCAAAGCGGAAATTCCAAGTTTATTAAAATATGCTGCACAAGCGAAAAATGAGTCAATGGTGAATACGCCTGCGACCTATGCATGGTATTTATCAGGTCTAGTGTTTGAGTGGTTGCTTGAGCAGGGTGGGGTCGAAGCGATCCATAAAGTCAATCTTGAAAAAGCGGAGCTGTTATATGGCTACATCGATTCAAGCGATTTCTATGCCAATCCGATTGCTAAACCATATCGTTCTATCATGAATGTTCCATTTACTTTGGCCAAACCAGAACTTGAAAAACAATTCTTGAAAGAAGCCGAAGAATATCATTTATTGAATTTGGCAGGTCACCGTTCAGTAGGTGGTATGCGTGCCAGTATTTATAACGCTGTACCTTTAGAAGGTGTTCAAGCCTTAGTGAAATTTATGGATGAGTTTGCTCAGCGTAATGCCTAA
- a CDS encoding GGDEF domain-containing protein → MNTEIDVNDLQAQKQQFSELLILQQNRVLSVFTESLEHEFWREREKRFIALILRVFVPGSIIFFITQMISMTSNYFHTEPEFRNHDIVLMGCSSMAGWLGFLAFYLLSKNENWNLKFKVVAPIILCVTLSVVQISVLMSHSISMTWRGTLIILLSQMLAYLCTGSRPKYTFIAGMLSIAVTCVGLKLLGGHLSFWILSNVLLLGNLMGLALSFMTVSTERLHFIQEMIIGIDKQIHEILTSHFAKLSNQDTLTLLGNRRSFNEELSRIYNDAIATSHSFALIFIDVDYFKLYNDTYGHQEGDFVLVRVAQTLLRHIGEKDSAIRYGGEEFIILLNHTSYDEAAQVAEDILQDIRDQNIPHCASKIHDYLTVSIGLSLFSGEEGIAESGLLKLADDALYQAKNNGRDQKVIFTPDLNQSQV, encoded by the coding sequence ATGAACACTGAAATTGATGTGAATGATCTTCAAGCCCAGAAACAACAGTTTTCCGAATTGTTGATTCTTCAACAAAATCGGGTGCTTTCAGTGTTTACTGAGAGTTTAGAACATGAATTTTGGCGCGAGCGCGAAAAACGTTTTATTGCATTGATTCTTCGGGTGTTTGTACCGGGTTCGATTATTTTCTTTATTACTCAAATGATCAGTATGACTTCGAATTACTTCCATACTGAACCTGAATTTCGTAATCATGACATTGTACTGATGGGCTGTTCGTCAATGGCAGGTTGGTTAGGCTTTCTTGCTTTTTATCTACTGTCTAAAAATGAAAACTGGAATTTAAAGTTTAAAGTTGTCGCACCCATTATTTTGTGTGTGACTTTGAGTGTTGTACAAATTTCAGTGTTAATGAGTCATTCGATTTCAATGACTTGGCGTGGAACCTTAATTATTCTACTGTCACAAATGTTGGCCTATCTGTGTACAGGAAGCCGTCCTAAATACACCTTTATTGCAGGTATGCTATCGATTGCTGTGACTTGTGTAGGGCTTAAACTTCTCGGTGGTCATCTGTCTTTTTGGATCTTGAGCAATGTGTTGTTGCTTGGCAATTTGATGGGCTTGGCATTGTCATTTATGACGGTATCCACTGAACGATTGCATTTTATTCAGGAGATGATCATTGGGATTGATAAACAAATCCATGAAATTTTGACCAGTCATTTTGCCAAACTGAGTAATCAAGACACACTGACTTTACTGGGAAATCGGCGTAGTTTTAATGAAGAACTGTCTCGTATTTATAACGATGCCATCGCCACCTCACACAGTTTTGCTCTGATTTTTATCGATGTCGATTATTTCAAACTGTATAACGACACTTATGGTCATCAAGAAGGAGATTTTGTCTTGGTCAGGGTGGCACAAACCTTATTGCGTCATATTGGGGAAAAGGATTCGGCGATTCGTTATGGCGGTGAAGAGTTTATTATTTTACTCAACCACACCAGTTATGATGAAGCTGCACAAGTGGCTGAAGATATTTTGCAAGATATTCGAGATCAGAACATTCCACACTGCGCCTCAAAAATTCATGACTATCTCACGGTGAGTATTGGACTGAGTTTATTTTCAGGTGAAGAGGGGATTGCTGAAAGTGGTTTACTCAAATTGGCTGATGATGCTTTGTATCAAGCGAAGAATAATGGACGCGATCAAAAAGTGATATTCACTCCAGATTTAAATCAGTCACAGGTTTGA
- a CDS encoding GGDEF domain-containing protein → MKIELDIDQLQQKKSEIEQLLEKQKRILSTKFELELEQQFWRDREEQLIKMLQRAYLPVLAVFFIFMCVSLTLNYLSATEEFRNHDFSRNFISFGSSWITLIVLFVMAKKEQWNYLYMPVNAFAICFALTVNLSIQLTMLSLPVIWRGTIVMALAIIFVYLCSGLRPKVAFYSSMLSVILTLIYLKIVNANVPMWVVTNTLLLPNLVGLALAILSISTERIRFLQSIIIEYDKLIYSRLNQHFIHLSHQDTLTLLGNRRGFEQNLSNAIEYSQATAQNFAILFIDVDYFKLYNDRYGHDQGDQALIKVAQTLLRHIHEQDTAIRFGGEEFVLLLKNIQLSQAEKVAEAILNDIREQKIEHLSSTICDHLTVSIGLTLYQGEVNIQYPDILKRADQALYMAKAEGRDRCQILNMTQ, encoded by the coding sequence ATGAAAATTGAACTGGATATTGATCAGTTACAGCAAAAAAAATCAGAGATTGAGCAGCTTTTAGAGAAGCAAAAGCGTATTTTAAGCACGAAATTTGAACTTGAACTAGAGCAGCAATTTTGGCGGGATCGTGAAGAGCAATTGATCAAAATGCTGCAACGTGCCTATCTTCCGGTTTTGGCAGTTTTTTTTATTTTCATGTGTGTCAGTTTGACACTGAACTATTTAAGTGCCACGGAAGAATTTCGTAATCACGATTTCTCACGTAACTTTATTTCCTTTGGCTCAAGTTGGATCACGCTGATCGTTCTTTTTGTGATGGCAAAAAAAGAGCAGTGGAATTATTTATATATGCCGGTCAATGCATTTGCGATTTGCTTTGCACTCACCGTCAATCTCTCTATCCAGTTGACCATGTTGTCTTTGCCTGTGATTTGGCGTGGCACCATCGTCATGGCATTGGCCATTATCTTTGTGTATTTATGTTCAGGGCTTAGACCGAAAGTGGCTTTTTACAGCAGTATGCTTTCAGTGATATTGACCCTAATTTATCTGAAAATTGTCAATGCCAATGTCCCAATGTGGGTGGTGACCAATACTTTATTGTTGCCGAACTTAGTTGGACTGGCTTTGGCTATCTTGAGTATTTCAACCGAACGGATTCGATTTTTACAATCGATTATTATTGAATACGACAAACTAATTTATTCACGCTTAAATCAGCATTTTATTCATCTGAGCCATCAAGACACTTTAACGTTATTGGGCAATCGACGAGGCTTTGAACAGAATCTGAGTAATGCGATTGAATATAGTCAAGCCACAGCACAGAATTTTGCAATTCTGTTTATCGATGTCGATTACTTTAAACTGTATAACGATCGTTATGGGCATGATCAAGGTGATCAGGCTTTAATTAAAGTGGCACAAACTTTATTAAGACATATTCATGAGCAGGACACCGCGATCCGATTCGGTGGCGAAGAGTTTGTTCTATTATTAAAAAATATTCAGCTCTCACAAGCTGAAAAAGTCGCTGAAGCAATTTTAAATGATATTCGTGAACAGAAAATTGAGCATTTAAGTTCTACAATTTGTGATCATTTGACGGTAAGTATTGGTTTGACGCTCTATCAGGGTGAAGTGAATATTCAATATCCGGATATTTTAAAACGTGCAGATCAGGCATTATATATGGCCAAAGCAGAGGGTCGTGATCGTTGTCAGATTTTAAATATGACTCAATAG